The Deltaproteobacteria bacterium sequence ACCGAAGAAACCAGGCGTGTCGCAACCGACGGCGGGAAAGAGATCGACAGGTCGCTCACGCAGGTCAAAGGCCTTTACGGCGAGATCGAGTCGATATCGAAAACGATCGACGACCTCGGATGCAGTTCCGCGAAAATCGGCGAAGTCACGGGCGTCATCCGGGGAATCGCGGAACAGACAAACCTGCTCGCGCTGAACGCCGCTATCGAGGCGGCCCGGGCCGGAACCCAGGGGCTGGGATTCGCGGTCGTGGCGGACGAGGTACGAAAACTGGCGGAACGAACCAGGGAAGCGACCGCGGAGATCGGTTCGATCATCGACAAGATACAGAAAGAGGTTACGACATCGGCCGCCGCGATGCAGCACGGCATGGGAAAAACCAGGGAAGTGGTGGAGATATCACAGGGCGTGGGGGACGCCTTCAGCGGAATCCTCGGAAAAATCGGCGAAGGGGCGGACAGGATACACCAGATCGCGTCCGCGGCAAGCCAGCAGTCGAGCACCGCCGACTCTATGTCGAAGGAGGTCGAAACCGTATCCCAAAGCGTGATGCACCTCGCGGAAGGGACGGGGGATATAAAGAAAATCGCCGACGATCTGCGCCGCATGGATTCCGATCTCCAGAATTTCATGCTTATCAGCGGATTCCATGTGGCCGGTTAGGAATCGCCCGGTGGCGCAATAGCATCTAAATATTAGAGGACGTCACGAAAAGGGGACTGCAACCGAAAGGCTGCAGTCCCCTGGTTTTTCTGGTGGGCCATGAAGGATTCGAACCTTCAACCTCCTGATTAAGAGTCAGCTGCTCTGCCGGGTTGAGCTAATGGCCCACGTTGTGAAAGATCATGAACCGATATACGAAAAACTTTGGCGCGCCTGGGAGGAATCGGCTACTACGCCTTCGCCATCCCTGGCTCCGGCTGCGTAGCCTCCCCTCGCCCGCCTGTCGCGCGCGTCCATGCGCGCTTTTCCTCGCTACTCGCTCGGCGGCGTCCTCGCTTCGATTCCTCCGCTGCCGATATACGAAAAACTTTGGCGCGCCTGGGAGGAATCGAACCTCCGCACCCGGCTCCGGAGGCCGGTGCTCTATCCCCTGAGCTACAGGCGCGAAAAAATGGGGTGAGTGATGGGGATTGAACCCACGACACCCAGGGCCACAACCTGGTGCTCTGCCGACTGAGCTACACTCACCATGCATCGAAACGGCAAAAGCGAATTATACAAATCCCCCCCGCACGGGTCAACCGCATTTCCCCGCGGCGATTCCTCCCGGACGACCGGCAAATAATTTCTGCGACAGTTTGGCGCTTCCTGCTATCTTATCATCGTTGACCGGCTTGCCGGGTAGCCGCATCCGCCGCTCCCATTAATCCCGTGGAGGTGCCCGATGAAAGGAAATCCCAAGATTATCGAGGCGTTGAACAAGGTCCTGGAACTGGAGATCGGAGCCATCCTCCAATATCTCCACCACCACTGGACAGGAGACGGAATCGAAAGCGCGTCGATCCTTCCCCTGTTCGAAAAGGTGAGCATGGACGAGATGAAGCACGCGGAGATCGTCGCCGAGAGGATCAATTTCCTCGAAGGGAACCCTTCCACCAAACCCTCACCGGTCAAGACAGGCGGAGACCTTCGAAAAATGATGCAGGACGACCTCGACGCGGAATACGGCGCGATCGAGTTCTACAAGACCGTCATCAAGCTCGCCGACGAACTCGGCGATTCCACGACCCGCCTGATGATGGAGGGGATCGTCACGAAGGAAGAGGAACACGCGGACCTGTGGGAAACGATTCTTCAGAAGACGGGAAAGAAACTTCCGTAACGAACCGCACCACGACGACGCACACGACCGGCGTTCCGGCAGGAGCGCCGGCCGTGCTTATTTCACGATCCCCCGCTGAAAAGCGAACTTGATCAGTCCCGCCCGCGTTCGGATGTCCAGCTTCTCCTGGAAGTTCGCATAGTGGGCGATGACGGTCTTCACGCTGATGTCGAGCATGTTCGCAATTTCCTTGTGGGTATGCCCTTCCGCGATCAATTTCAGGACCTGCTTCTCCCGGTCCGTCAGTCTCTCATAAGGATCCTCGACGGCGGGCTCCCCCTTCCCCTTGCTCAGGTAATCCCCGATCACGGAAGAGGCTATCGCTGAGTACAGGTAGAACTCCCCGCGCGCCACCGCCCGTATCGAGGAAAGCAGGTCCGTCCCCACGGCGTGCTTCAGTATGTATCCCGAGACGCCCGCCTTGATCAGCCGGCTGACGTATTCCTTGTCGTCGTACTGGCTCAGGATCAGGATCTTGATGTCGGGGGAGGACTTCTTGATCTCCAGGGTGGCCTCGAGTCCCCCCAGCCCCGGCATGGCAATGTCCATCAGCACGATGTCGGGCTTGAGCTTCTGAGCTTTCTGGAT is a genomic window containing:
- a CDS encoding response regulator transcription factor, translated to MAKIKILVADDHALLREGIKAILSLHDDVDVVGEASDGMEAIQKAQKLKPDIVLMDIAMPGLGGLEATLEIKKSSPDIKILILSQYDDKEYVSRLIKAGVSGYILKHAVGTDLLSSIRAVARGEFYLYSAIASSVIGDYLSKGKGEPAVEDPYERLTDREKQVLKLIAEGHTHKEIANMLDISVKTVIAHYANFQEKLDIRTRAGLIKFAFQRGIVK
- a CDS encoding ferritin-like domain-containing protein, which codes for MKGNPKIIEALNKVLELEIGAILQYLHHHWTGDGIESASILPLFEKVSMDEMKHAEIVAERINFLEGNPSTKPSPVKTGGDLRKMMQDDLDAEYGAIEFYKTVIKLADELGDSTTRLMMEGIVTKEEEHADLWETILQKTGKKLP